In Scophthalmus maximus strain ysfricsl-2021 chromosome 16, ASM2237912v1, whole genome shotgun sequence, the following proteins share a genomic window:
- the mrtfba gene encoding myocardin-related transcription factor B isoform X4, producing the protein MEPQVCQWQFGAEGDCGMSSLLVPSPQSEAVTHELEELTLQPIQNLPPLSERKNVLQLRLQQRRTREQLVDQGIMPPLKSPAAFHGQIRSLERARTENFLKHKIRSRPERAELVRMHILQETGAEPSLQATQMRLKRARLADNLNEKIAQRPGPMELVEKNILPVDSTVKEAIIVGQVNYPKVLDEDSCDALSPEQPASQASLSSAPSPAESKTPETPSPAPAPVPLFSTMLQALPVATQATTVKVISTSELPPSRPAVTAAFSKPGPTLVKQSQQKTPSEKSRSKKGKEPKSRVKKLKYHQYVPPDQKVEASEAPMDSSYARLLQQQQLFLQLQILSQQQQHYNYQTILPAPLKPVAEGQSSTAGGLPTSIVVSLPTAPPPPPLPSAPARPNNSLSNRRPGVLPANLEEMKVAELKLELKLRGLPVSGTKTDLIERLKPFQDNPSTSAPTIIPPPVTTTSMTMEVSTATTASTTPAIVLPVHQVASERMTSTPPVSPIPTDPSALQQDVGMSEAHSEPQMVSAGSAGPRSSPRSPFHIPQEKDRRLHEKERQIEELMRKLEQEQRLVEELKMQLEVEKRGQGGCSADSTSVSPKLTSLPTMNPVPTLLNSNAVKMEGTVLSNCSTAATISNPVPGSQALTSPLPTVVKLEDVTVSAGKPLQLQTQTQLITKIQPQVSTSPHLLHQSRRSPKLQTQTQAQPTAPSLQQFFISHPGRVSQVLGQSQTLLAASRQPQTLLATAAQAGTQILLPVSLPNNAAAIQLPRTTVSLQPVLQATVSNPGLVQASAPQLQSTKMETAPSQHLVNHSPLLQTLTVCNSTTDLENQVRPQMNPQCFLRSSQESRVSPRASPNHHISNGPVNKSSSPQPAFILQPTSLITQLPKSREPPRYEEAVKQSRNMHVNNASQVPTATSQQMDDLFDILIESGEMTPFMQQDTPVSHTKNHPVTANVSTLPVNTVLCRPPPQIHMAPPPTLSPALDPSLPTLCSLATDNQLEAFLEGTLAGTSPVSDLRTRGLMEELHAQLMEQQPYSPMDTSDLSFCDSSSPPSSLNMGLSDPTLDNMEWLDLTMPPGSAGALTPLGIPTDFLDSQDLQLHWD; encoded by the exons ATGGAGCCCCAGGTTTGCCAGTGGCAGTTCGGAGCAGAGGGGGATTGTGGGATGTCGAGTCTGCTGGTGCCCAGTCCCCAGAGTGAGGCGGTGACCCATGAGCTAGAGGAGCTGACGCTGCAGCCCATACAGAATCTACCTCCGCTCAGTGAACGCAAAAATG TCCTGCAATTGAGGCTTCAGCAAAGGCGAACCCGGGAGCAGCTGGTGGACCAGGGCATCATGCCAC CCCTGAAGAGCCCAGCAGCGTTCCATGGGCAGATTCGCAGCTTGGAGAGGGCCAGG aCTGAGAATTTCCTGAAGCACAAGATCCGCAGTCGTccagagagagcagagctggTCAGGATGCACATCCTACAAG AGACTGGAGCAGAGCCCTCATTGCAGGCCACCCAGATGAGGCTGAAGAGGGCCCGGCTGGCCGACAACCTGAACGAGAAGATCGCCCAGAGGCCCGGCCCAAtggagctggtggagaagaACATTCTGCCAGTGGATTCCACTGTCAAAGAAGCCATCATCG TCGGCCAGGTGAATTACCCCAAGGTGTTGGATGAAGACAGCTGCGATGCCCTGTCCCCAgagcagccagccagccaggcGTCTCTGAGCTCTGCCCCCTCACCAGCGGAGAGCAAAACACCAGAGACGCCCTCTCCCGCCCCAGCACCTGTGCCATTATTCAGCACCATGCTGCAG gccCTCCCAGTTGCTACACAAGCAACAACAGTGAAAGTGATCTCTACCAGTGAGCTTCCGCCCAGCCGCCCAGCTGTCACTGCTGCCTTCTCCAAACCAGGCCCAACACTGGTGAAA CAAAGCCAGCAGAAGACGCCCTCCGAGAAGAGTCGCAGTAAGAAGGGCAAAGAGCCAAAGTCCAGggtaaagaagctgaaataccACCAGTATGTTCCTCCGGACCAGAAGGTGGAGGCCAGCGAAGCGCCCATGGACTCCTCTTACGCCCGactactgcagcagcagcagctgttcctCCAGCTGCAGATCCTCAgccagcaacagcagcattaCAACTACCAGACTATATTACCAGCACCACTCAA ACCTGTGGCAGAGGGTCAGAGCAGCACGGCGGGCGGCCTGCCAACCTCCATCGTGGTGTCTTTGCCCACcgcccctccacctccccctctgcCTTCAGCTCCGGCTCGACCAAACAATTCACTGTCAAACCGCAGGCCGGGAGTCCTGCCTGCAAacctggaggagatgaag GTTGCGGAGCTAAAGCTGGAGCTGAAGCTGCGTGGCCTCCCAGTGTCGGGAACAAAGACTGATCTGATAGAGAGACTTAAACCTTTCCAGGACAATCCCAGCACCTCCGCTCCCACCATCATTCCTCCTCCCGTCACTACCACCTCCATGACCATGGAGGTCTCCACTGCCACCACTGCTTCCACCACCCCTGCCATAGTACTCCCAGTGCACCAGGTGGCTTCGGAGAGAATGACCTCCACCCCTCCAGTCTCACCCATCCCCACTGACCCCTCCGCCCTCCAGCAGGATGTAGGCATGTCTGAGGCACATTCTGAACCACAGATGGTGAGCGCTGGCTCTGCAGGTCCACGGTCCTCACCTCGCAGCCCATTTCACATCCCGCAGGAAAAGGACAGGAGGCTCCATGAGAAGGAGCGGCAGATAGAAGAGCTCATGAggaagctggagcaggagcagaggttggtagaggagctgaagatgcagctggaggtggagaagagagGCCAGGGGGGCTGCAGTGCCGACTCTACCTCTGTGTCTCCTAAACTAACCTCTCTACCCACCATGAATCCTGTTCCTACTTTGCTGAATTCAAATGCAGTGAAAATGGAGGGTACTGTTCTGTCAAACTGTTCCACTGCTGCTACCATCTCAAATCCTGTCCCGGGCTCCCAGGCTCTCACAAGCCCCCTGCCAACGGTGGTGAAGTTGGAAGACGTGACTGTTTCCGCCGGCAAGCCGCTCCAGCTCCAGACCCAAACCCAGCTCATCACCAAGATCCAGCCCCAAGTGAGCACCAGCCCGCATTTGCTCCACCAGTCAAGGAGAAGTCCCAAACTTCAGACCCAGACCCAGGCCCAACCCACTGCCCCCAGCCTGCAGCAATTCTTCATCAGCCACCCAGGTAGAGTCTCCCAGGTCCTGGGTCAGTCCCAGACCCTGTTAGCTGCATCCAGGCAACCTCAGACTCTGCTGGCCACGGCCGCCCAGGCTGGTACCCAGATCCTCCTCCCAGTCTCACTACCCAACAACGCTGCTGCAATCCAGCTGCCGCGCACCACTGTCAGCCTGCAG CCAGTTCTCCAGGCCACAGTCTCTAATCCAGGCCTGGTGCAGGCGTCGGCTCCTCAGCTGCAGAGCACCAAGATGGAGACCGCACCCAGCCAGCACTTAGTCAACCACAGCCCATTGCTGCAG ACTCTGACAGTGTGCAATAGTACGACTGACTTAGAGAACCAGGTCAGGCCACAGATGAATCCCCAGTGTTTCCTCAGAAGCTCCCAAGAGAGCAGGGTCTCTCCACGGGCTTCGCCCAACCACCACATCTCCAATGGACCCGTCAACAAG TCGTCTTCTCCCCAGCCTGCCTTCATCCTCCAGCCCACCTCCCTCATTACTCAGCTTCCCAAATCGAGAGAGCCTCCCCGTTACGAGGAGGCCGTCAAGCAGAGCCGCAACATGCACGTCAACAACGCTTCTCAG GTTCCCACGGCAACCAGCCAGCAAATGGACGACTTGTTCGACATCCTCATAGAGAGCGGAG AAATGACACCATTCATGCAGCAGGACACCCCAGTGTCTCACACTAAGAACCATCCAGTCACGGCCAACGTCAGCACACTGCCTGTCAACACAGTGCTCTGCAGACCACCTCCACAGATCCACATGGCTCCCCCGCCCACCCTGAGCCCCGCCCTCGACCCCAGCCTGCCCACCCTCTGCTCTCTGGCCACAGACAATCAGCTGGAGGCCTTCCTGGAGGGGACGCTGGCCGGAACGTCGCCCGTCTCAGATCTGCGCACGCGGGGTCTGATGGAGGAGCTCCATGCCCAGCTGATGGAGCAGCAGCCCTACTCGCCCATGGACACATCGGATCTGTCGTTCTGCgattcctcctctcccccctcctcactcaaCATGGGCCTATCTGACCCGACACTGGACAACATGGAGTGGCTGGACCTCACCATGCCCCCGGGTTCTGCCGGGGCTCTCACGCCACTGGGGATCCCGACAGACTTCCTGGATTCGCAGGACCTGCAGCTGCACTGGGACTGA
- the mrtfba gene encoding myocardin-related transcription factor B isoform X2, translating into MEPQVCQWQFGAEGDCGMSSLLVPSPQSEAVTHELEELTLQPIQNLPPLSERKNVLQLRLQQRRTREQLVDQGIMPPLKSPAAFHGQIRSLERARTENFLKHKIRSRPERAELVRMHILQETGAEPSLQATQMRLKRARLADNLNEKIAQRPGPMELVEKNILPVDSTVKEAIIGEGHQSRDFSSVPPQKTQSEGVGQVNYPKVLDEDSCDALSPEQPASQASLSSAPSPAESKTPETPSPAPAPVPLFSTMLQALPVATQATTVKVISTSELPPSRPAVTAAFSKPGPTLVKQSQQKTPSEKSRSKKGKEPKSRVKKLKYHQYVPPDQKVEASEAPMDSSYARLLQQQQLFLQLQILSQQQQHYNYQTILPAPLKPVAEGQSSTAGGLPTSIVVSLPTAPPPPPLPSAPARPNNSLSNRRPGVLPANLEEMKVAELKLELKLRGLPVSGTKTDLIERLKPFQDNPSTSAPTIIPPPVTTTSMTMEVSTATTASTTPAIVLPVHQVASERMTSTPPVSPIPTDPSALQQDVGMSEAHSEPQMVSAGSAGPRSSPRSPFHIPQEKDRRLHEKERQIEELMRKLEQEQRLVEELKMQLEVEKRGQGGCSADSTSVSPKLTSLPTMNPVPTLLNSNAVKMEGTVLSNCSTAATISNPVPGSQALTSPLPTVVKLEDVTVSAGKPLQLQTQTQLITKIQPQVSTSPHLLHQSRRSPKLQTQTQAQPTAPSLQQFFISHPGRVSQVLGQSQTLLAASRQPQTLLATAAQAGTQILLPVSLPNNAAAIQLPRTTVSLQPVLQATVSNPGLVQASAPQLQSTKMETAPSQHLVNHSPLLQTLTVCNSTTDLENQVRPQMNPQCFLRSSQESRVSPRASPNHHISNGPVNKSSSPQPAFILQPTSLITQLPKSREPPRYEEAVKQSRNMHVNNASQVPTATSQQMDDLFDILIESGEMTPFMQQDTPVSHTKNHPVTANVSTLPVNTVLCRPPPQIHMAPPPTLSPALDPSLPTLCSLATDNQLEAFLEGTLAGTSPVSDLRTRGLMEELHAQLMEQQPYSPMDTSDLSFCDSSSPPSSLNMGLSDPTLDNMEWLDLTMPPGSAGALTPLGIPTDFLDSQDLQLHWD; encoded by the exons ATGGAGCCCCAGGTTTGCCAGTGGCAGTTCGGAGCAGAGGGGGATTGTGGGATGTCGAGTCTGCTGGTGCCCAGTCCCCAGAGTGAGGCGGTGACCCATGAGCTAGAGGAGCTGACGCTGCAGCCCATACAGAATCTACCTCCGCTCAGTGAACGCAAAAATG TCCTGCAATTGAGGCTTCAGCAAAGGCGAACCCGGGAGCAGCTGGTGGACCAGGGCATCATGCCAC CCCTGAAGAGCCCAGCAGCGTTCCATGGGCAGATTCGCAGCTTGGAGAGGGCCAGG aCTGAGAATTTCCTGAAGCACAAGATCCGCAGTCGTccagagagagcagagctggTCAGGATGCACATCCTACAAG AGACTGGAGCAGAGCCCTCATTGCAGGCCACCCAGATGAGGCTGAAGAGGGCCCGGCTGGCCGACAACCTGAACGAGAAGATCGCCCAGAGGCCCGGCCCAAtggagctggtggagaagaACATTCTGCCAGTGGATTCCACTGTCAAAGAAGCCATCATCGGTGAGGGACACCAGAGCAGGGACTTTAGTTCAGTCCCGCCACAGAAGACACAATCAGAAGGAG TCGGCCAGGTGAATTACCCCAAGGTGTTGGATGAAGACAGCTGCGATGCCCTGTCCCCAgagcagccagccagccaggcGTCTCTGAGCTCTGCCCCCTCACCAGCGGAGAGCAAAACACCAGAGACGCCCTCTCCCGCCCCAGCACCTGTGCCATTATTCAGCACCATGCTGCAG gccCTCCCAGTTGCTACACAAGCAACAACAGTGAAAGTGATCTCTACCAGTGAGCTTCCGCCCAGCCGCCCAGCTGTCACTGCTGCCTTCTCCAAACCAGGCCCAACACTGGTGAAA CAAAGCCAGCAGAAGACGCCCTCCGAGAAGAGTCGCAGTAAGAAGGGCAAAGAGCCAAAGTCCAGggtaaagaagctgaaataccACCAGTATGTTCCTCCGGACCAGAAGGTGGAGGCCAGCGAAGCGCCCATGGACTCCTCTTACGCCCGactactgcagcagcagcagctgttcctCCAGCTGCAGATCCTCAgccagcaacagcagcattaCAACTACCAGACTATATTACCAGCACCACTCAA ACCTGTGGCAGAGGGTCAGAGCAGCACGGCGGGCGGCCTGCCAACCTCCATCGTGGTGTCTTTGCCCACcgcccctccacctccccctctgcCTTCAGCTCCGGCTCGACCAAACAATTCACTGTCAAACCGCAGGCCGGGAGTCCTGCCTGCAAacctggaggagatgaag GTTGCGGAGCTAAAGCTGGAGCTGAAGCTGCGTGGCCTCCCAGTGTCGGGAACAAAGACTGATCTGATAGAGAGACTTAAACCTTTCCAGGACAATCCCAGCACCTCCGCTCCCACCATCATTCCTCCTCCCGTCACTACCACCTCCATGACCATGGAGGTCTCCACTGCCACCACTGCTTCCACCACCCCTGCCATAGTACTCCCAGTGCACCAGGTGGCTTCGGAGAGAATGACCTCCACCCCTCCAGTCTCACCCATCCCCACTGACCCCTCCGCCCTCCAGCAGGATGTAGGCATGTCTGAGGCACATTCTGAACCACAGATGGTGAGCGCTGGCTCTGCAGGTCCACGGTCCTCACCTCGCAGCCCATTTCACATCCCGCAGGAAAAGGACAGGAGGCTCCATGAGAAGGAGCGGCAGATAGAAGAGCTCATGAggaagctggagcaggagcagaggttggtagaggagctgaagatgcagctggaggtggagaagagagGCCAGGGGGGCTGCAGTGCCGACTCTACCTCTGTGTCTCCTAAACTAACCTCTCTACCCACCATGAATCCTGTTCCTACTTTGCTGAATTCAAATGCAGTGAAAATGGAGGGTACTGTTCTGTCAAACTGTTCCACTGCTGCTACCATCTCAAATCCTGTCCCGGGCTCCCAGGCTCTCACAAGCCCCCTGCCAACGGTGGTGAAGTTGGAAGACGTGACTGTTTCCGCCGGCAAGCCGCTCCAGCTCCAGACCCAAACCCAGCTCATCACCAAGATCCAGCCCCAAGTGAGCACCAGCCCGCATTTGCTCCACCAGTCAAGGAGAAGTCCCAAACTTCAGACCCAGACCCAGGCCCAACCCACTGCCCCCAGCCTGCAGCAATTCTTCATCAGCCACCCAGGTAGAGTCTCCCAGGTCCTGGGTCAGTCCCAGACCCTGTTAGCTGCATCCAGGCAACCTCAGACTCTGCTGGCCACGGCCGCCCAGGCTGGTACCCAGATCCTCCTCCCAGTCTCACTACCCAACAACGCTGCTGCAATCCAGCTGCCGCGCACCACTGTCAGCCTGCAG CCAGTTCTCCAGGCCACAGTCTCTAATCCAGGCCTGGTGCAGGCGTCGGCTCCTCAGCTGCAGAGCACCAAGATGGAGACCGCACCCAGCCAGCACTTAGTCAACCACAGCCCATTGCTGCAG ACTCTGACAGTGTGCAATAGTACGACTGACTTAGAGAACCAGGTCAGGCCACAGATGAATCCCCAGTGTTTCCTCAGAAGCTCCCAAGAGAGCAGGGTCTCTCCACGGGCTTCGCCCAACCACCACATCTCCAATGGACCCGTCAACAAG TCGTCTTCTCCCCAGCCTGCCTTCATCCTCCAGCCCACCTCCCTCATTACTCAGCTTCCCAAATCGAGAGAGCCTCCCCGTTACGAGGAGGCCGTCAAGCAGAGCCGCAACATGCACGTCAACAACGCTTCTCAG GTTCCCACGGCAACCAGCCAGCAAATGGACGACTTGTTCGACATCCTCATAGAGAGCGGAG AAATGACACCATTCATGCAGCAGGACACCCCAGTGTCTCACACTAAGAACCATCCAGTCACGGCCAACGTCAGCACACTGCCTGTCAACACAGTGCTCTGCAGACCACCTCCACAGATCCACATGGCTCCCCCGCCCACCCTGAGCCCCGCCCTCGACCCCAGCCTGCCCACCCTCTGCTCTCTGGCCACAGACAATCAGCTGGAGGCCTTCCTGGAGGGGACGCTGGCCGGAACGTCGCCCGTCTCAGATCTGCGCACGCGGGGTCTGATGGAGGAGCTCCATGCCCAGCTGATGGAGCAGCAGCCCTACTCGCCCATGGACACATCGGATCTGTCGTTCTGCgattcctcctctcccccctcctcactcaaCATGGGCCTATCTGACCCGACACTGGACAACATGGAGTGGCTGGACCTCACCATGCCCCCGGGTTCTGCCGGGGCTCTCACGCCACTGGGGATCCCGACAGACTTCCTGGATTCGCAGGACCTGCAGCTGCACTGGGACTGA
- the mrtfba gene encoding myocardin-related transcription factor B isoform X3: MEPQVCQWQFGAEGDCGMSSLLVPSPQSEAVTHELEELTLQPIQNLPPLSERKNVLQLRLQQRRTREQLVDQGIMPPLKSPAAFHGQIRSLERARTENFLKHKIRSRPERAELVRMHILQGADHLLIHKTGAEPSLQATQMRLKRARLADNLNEKIAQRPGPMELVEKNILPVDSTVKEAIIVGQVNYPKVLDEDSCDALSPEQPASQASLSSAPSPAESKTPETPSPAPAPVPLFSTMLQALPVATQATTVKVISTSELPPSRPAVTAAFSKPGPTLVKQSQQKTPSEKSRSKKGKEPKSRVKKLKYHQYVPPDQKVEASEAPMDSSYARLLQQQQLFLQLQILSQQQQHYNYQTILPAPLKPVAEGQSSTAGGLPTSIVVSLPTAPPPPPLPSAPARPNNSLSNRRPGVLPANLEEMKVAELKLELKLRGLPVSGTKTDLIERLKPFQDNPSTSAPTIIPPPVTTTSMTMEVSTATTASTTPAIVLPVHQVASERMTSTPPVSPIPTDPSALQQDVGMSEAHSEPQMVSAGSAGPRSSPRSPFHIPQEKDRRLHEKERQIEELMRKLEQEQRLVEELKMQLEVEKRGQGGCSADSTSVSPKLTSLPTMNPVPTLLNSNAVKMEGTVLSNCSTAATISNPVPGSQALTSPLPTVVKLEDVTVSAGKPLQLQTQTQLITKIQPQVSTSPHLLHQSRRSPKLQTQTQAQPTAPSLQQFFISHPGRVSQVLGQSQTLLAASRQPQTLLATAAQAGTQILLPVSLPNNAAAIQLPRTTVSLQPVLQATVSNPGLVQASAPQLQSTKMETAPSQHLVNHSPLLQTLTVCNSTTDLENQVRPQMNPQCFLRSSQESRVSPRASPNHHISNGPVNKSSSPQPAFILQPTSLITQLPKSREPPRYEEAVKQSRNMHVNNASQVPTATSQQMDDLFDILIESGEMTPFMQQDTPVSHTKNHPVTANVSTLPVNTVLCRPPPQIHMAPPPTLSPALDPSLPTLCSLATDNQLEAFLEGTLAGTSPVSDLRTRGLMEELHAQLMEQQPYSPMDTSDLSFCDSSSPPSSLNMGLSDPTLDNMEWLDLTMPPGSAGALTPLGIPTDFLDSQDLQLHWD; encoded by the exons ATGGAGCCCCAGGTTTGCCAGTGGCAGTTCGGAGCAGAGGGGGATTGTGGGATGTCGAGTCTGCTGGTGCCCAGTCCCCAGAGTGAGGCGGTGACCCATGAGCTAGAGGAGCTGACGCTGCAGCCCATACAGAATCTACCTCCGCTCAGTGAACGCAAAAATG TCCTGCAATTGAGGCTTCAGCAAAGGCGAACCCGGGAGCAGCTGGTGGACCAGGGCATCATGCCAC CCCTGAAGAGCCCAGCAGCGTTCCATGGGCAGATTCGCAGCTTGGAGAGGGCCAGG aCTGAGAATTTCCTGAAGCACAAGATCCGCAGTCGTccagagagagcagagctggTCAGGATGCACATCCTACAAGGTGCTGATCATTTACTAATTCACA AGACTGGAGCAGAGCCCTCATTGCAGGCCACCCAGATGAGGCTGAAGAGGGCCCGGCTGGCCGACAACCTGAACGAGAAGATCGCCCAGAGGCCCGGCCCAAtggagctggtggagaagaACATTCTGCCAGTGGATTCCACTGTCAAAGAAGCCATCATCG TCGGCCAGGTGAATTACCCCAAGGTGTTGGATGAAGACAGCTGCGATGCCCTGTCCCCAgagcagccagccagccaggcGTCTCTGAGCTCTGCCCCCTCACCAGCGGAGAGCAAAACACCAGAGACGCCCTCTCCCGCCCCAGCACCTGTGCCATTATTCAGCACCATGCTGCAG gccCTCCCAGTTGCTACACAAGCAACAACAGTGAAAGTGATCTCTACCAGTGAGCTTCCGCCCAGCCGCCCAGCTGTCACTGCTGCCTTCTCCAAACCAGGCCCAACACTGGTGAAA CAAAGCCAGCAGAAGACGCCCTCCGAGAAGAGTCGCAGTAAGAAGGGCAAAGAGCCAAAGTCCAGggtaaagaagctgaaataccACCAGTATGTTCCTCCGGACCAGAAGGTGGAGGCCAGCGAAGCGCCCATGGACTCCTCTTACGCCCGactactgcagcagcagcagctgttcctCCAGCTGCAGATCCTCAgccagcaacagcagcattaCAACTACCAGACTATATTACCAGCACCACTCAA ACCTGTGGCAGAGGGTCAGAGCAGCACGGCGGGCGGCCTGCCAACCTCCATCGTGGTGTCTTTGCCCACcgcccctccacctccccctctgcCTTCAGCTCCGGCTCGACCAAACAATTCACTGTCAAACCGCAGGCCGGGAGTCCTGCCTGCAAacctggaggagatgaag GTTGCGGAGCTAAAGCTGGAGCTGAAGCTGCGTGGCCTCCCAGTGTCGGGAACAAAGACTGATCTGATAGAGAGACTTAAACCTTTCCAGGACAATCCCAGCACCTCCGCTCCCACCATCATTCCTCCTCCCGTCACTACCACCTCCATGACCATGGAGGTCTCCACTGCCACCACTGCTTCCACCACCCCTGCCATAGTACTCCCAGTGCACCAGGTGGCTTCGGAGAGAATGACCTCCACCCCTCCAGTCTCACCCATCCCCACTGACCCCTCCGCCCTCCAGCAGGATGTAGGCATGTCTGAGGCACATTCTGAACCACAGATGGTGAGCGCTGGCTCTGCAGGTCCACGGTCCTCACCTCGCAGCCCATTTCACATCCCGCAGGAAAAGGACAGGAGGCTCCATGAGAAGGAGCGGCAGATAGAAGAGCTCATGAggaagctggagcaggagcagaggttggtagaggagctgaagatgcagctggaggtggagaagagagGCCAGGGGGGCTGCAGTGCCGACTCTACCTCTGTGTCTCCTAAACTAACCTCTCTACCCACCATGAATCCTGTTCCTACTTTGCTGAATTCAAATGCAGTGAAAATGGAGGGTACTGTTCTGTCAAACTGTTCCACTGCTGCTACCATCTCAAATCCTGTCCCGGGCTCCCAGGCTCTCACAAGCCCCCTGCCAACGGTGGTGAAGTTGGAAGACGTGACTGTTTCCGCCGGCAAGCCGCTCCAGCTCCAGACCCAAACCCAGCTCATCACCAAGATCCAGCCCCAAGTGAGCACCAGCCCGCATTTGCTCCACCAGTCAAGGAGAAGTCCCAAACTTCAGACCCAGACCCAGGCCCAACCCACTGCCCCCAGCCTGCAGCAATTCTTCATCAGCCACCCAGGTAGAGTCTCCCAGGTCCTGGGTCAGTCCCAGACCCTGTTAGCTGCATCCAGGCAACCTCAGACTCTGCTGGCCACGGCCGCCCAGGCTGGTACCCAGATCCTCCTCCCAGTCTCACTACCCAACAACGCTGCTGCAATCCAGCTGCCGCGCACCACTGTCAGCCTGCAG CCAGTTCTCCAGGCCACAGTCTCTAATCCAGGCCTGGTGCAGGCGTCGGCTCCTCAGCTGCAGAGCACCAAGATGGAGACCGCACCCAGCCAGCACTTAGTCAACCACAGCCCATTGCTGCAG ACTCTGACAGTGTGCAATAGTACGACTGACTTAGAGAACCAGGTCAGGCCACAGATGAATCCCCAGTGTTTCCTCAGAAGCTCCCAAGAGAGCAGGGTCTCTCCACGGGCTTCGCCCAACCACCACATCTCCAATGGACCCGTCAACAAG TCGTCTTCTCCCCAGCCTGCCTTCATCCTCCAGCCCACCTCCCTCATTACTCAGCTTCCCAAATCGAGAGAGCCTCCCCGTTACGAGGAGGCCGTCAAGCAGAGCCGCAACATGCACGTCAACAACGCTTCTCAG GTTCCCACGGCAACCAGCCAGCAAATGGACGACTTGTTCGACATCCTCATAGAGAGCGGAG AAATGACACCATTCATGCAGCAGGACACCCCAGTGTCTCACACTAAGAACCATCCAGTCACGGCCAACGTCAGCACACTGCCTGTCAACACAGTGCTCTGCAGACCACCTCCACAGATCCACATGGCTCCCCCGCCCACCCTGAGCCCCGCCCTCGACCCCAGCCTGCCCACCCTCTGCTCTCTGGCCACAGACAATCAGCTGGAGGCCTTCCTGGAGGGGACGCTGGCCGGAACGTCGCCCGTCTCAGATCTGCGCACGCGGGGTCTGATGGAGGAGCTCCATGCCCAGCTGATGGAGCAGCAGCCCTACTCGCCCATGGACACATCGGATCTGTCGTTCTGCgattcctcctctcccccctcctcactcaaCATGGGCCTATCTGACCCGACACTGGACAACATGGAGTGGCTGGACCTCACCATGCCCCCGGGTTCTGCCGGGGCTCTCACGCCACTGGGGATCCCGACAGACTTCCTGGATTCGCAGGACCTGCAGCTGCACTGGGACTGA